The Staphylothermus marinus F1 genome has a segment encoding these proteins:
- a CDS encoding FtsX-like permease family protein, whose protein sequence is MKKTIFIYLFFLIVISLLSSINSTGAYSVSNNSDFLNNPVYGVFNKVLNINLTTTNTSAKLNHYLHLFANIPDRLTGHKGYFEATKTLYNLIKNITYNVVLDNYTVVIPVDEGSYLRIGDRTIKVYPLWPSGGVPVNARCRGKIIVANTINDLNGVDLHGSILLISYSTDWRWLWLLDPHLGVKAILFYEDNIINSQNYDKYLDAPVDLPIGYISTRMLKEEYGLTLSDLNGKTGYLELRSKWIEVNVSNIVAYIPGQNHDYKIMLVTHYDSWSPVVGLAPGATDILAPIYLLMYAEKLVNEIPQYDTIMVWFSGYYEGLEGQRHFVDKYIFNKQELSFGNTSIAIDPAKTLFIGLDLNYRSKYIAPTSIGYFYTAQAVGITRGPINYYAGFISNVFDLNKLEQSVSNKLGRDLGSAVRQLFSYSRDPNTWWTLFPGPYWLDTEPFWSAGLAAFTLKSAFAEKGVRGTPIDYFDKVNLENILLQYSLLDIILDQVYNKDPQQLGHAISTGLSPNAPTRISTSPRNEMFANLIGQVMVWDPKLGQRVSLKKANLSRALVIISAGSRTQTSSPWNLRIVRFTDEEGYFSVEGLPTSRSTGLTITALVLTTNGSVVALNVMGAVSRGSYVSISQPILGSKLAPWEVWIIKFKGNITVNMVVDPLSYQVPIEGGSIGCRIVRMDTMAEPDYYYLGIDETGFFVAYLYKDLNYSLVFGPNPVYYVIENAKVGHKYSLFDALHSTINVDNRRLAKLSSYKVRNPAAEEFVTRGMSALSNATKSLSTYNYTAYRAYILEGLTLAYNAYQLTKSAYLDVENTATLFSVLLVLFAFIMGLYFRKPGASPFNVIGKTLVATAIPGVIFYFIHPALHLTANAIMTIIGFVMIILVIPALLVLLGDFNKALREIRRKIVGVHEVERSKLVAGYMSFSYGVEYMKKRRLRTLLTIITLIVVVISVVLFTSMTSYVAPKPVALTGFEPTRPQGFLLQRETIDRNLPMGSQLYDLVKVIIGRNAVVRYWAVGSTYLFLYDDPSKYYPINSITAVEPTEDTISNISKIIVKGRWFNSSDQFVAIIPATAISDTNGVIDVNKTIVIAGVKFRIIGAYDDRKILEIRELDGQTITPVIGFPRARTVRTIFIPARIAETNPWLNKGLNFYLAQISIKTRNDPYILGKDIVFILPSTDTYAYSPIHGVAKYSKMIALSGAGFNYVVAPIIIASVSILGVLLGSIYERRREIFIYAALGLSPSQIGLMFIAEALAYALIATVIGYVTGILITTTAATFLPGVFRPNYSSGYVVLAIAATFISVLTATIYPVFKASKMALPSLRRKWEFPTKPKGDEWIIPMPFKITSYRELVGSLYYVYEYISGFTSPDIGNFVVEKISISKTTMNSKNVVILGGIVRLKPWHAGVKQEFQIRALEVNPNEWEISIYLKRLSGNTRLWIRSNKFFIDALRKQLLLWRTITPDEKKQYIEKAESVIKA, encoded by the coding sequence ATGAAAAAAACGATATTTATCTATTTATTTTTCTTAATCGTTATTTCTCTTCTCTCATCTATAAATTCCACTGGTGCATATTCAGTAAGTAATAATAGTGATTTTTTAAACAATCCAGTTTATGGTGTTTTTAATAAAGTATTAAACATTAATTTAACAACAACGAATACGAGTGCTAAGCTTAATCATTATCTTCACTTATTTGCTAACATACCTGATAGATTAACAGGGCATAAAGGATATTTCGAAGCTACAAAGACTCTATACAATTTAATTAAAAATATCACTTACAATGTCGTCCTAGATAATTATACAGTTGTAATCCCAGTTGATGAGGGTAGTTATCTAAGAATCGGTGATAGAACTATAAAGGTTTATCCGCTATGGCCTAGTGGAGGTGTTCCAGTTAATGCTCGTTGCAGAGGTAAAATTATTGTTGCAAATACCATTAATGATCTTAACGGTGTAGATCTTCATGGAAGCATATTATTAATAAGCTACTCAACTGATTGGCGCTGGTTATGGCTTCTTGATCCACATCTAGGAGTAAAAGCAATTTTGTTCTATGAAGATAATATTATTAATAGTCAGAATTACGACAAATACCTTGATGCACCAGTTGATCTCCCTATAGGCTATATATCGACTCGAATGCTTAAAGAAGAATATGGTTTAACACTTAGTGATCTCAATGGTAAGACGGGCTATTTAGAGCTAAGATCAAAATGGATAGAAGTTAATGTTTCAAATATTGTTGCATATATACCGGGACAAAACCATGATTATAAGATCATGTTAGTAACTCATTATGATTCATGGTCTCCAGTAGTAGGGCTTGCTCCTGGAGCAACCGATATTTTGGCTCCAATATACTTGTTAATGTATGCTGAGAAACTAGTAAATGAGATCCCTCAGTATGATACTATAATGGTGTGGTTCTCTGGATACTATGAGGGTTTAGAGGGGCAGAGGCATTTTGTGGATAAATATATTTTTAATAAACAAGAGTTGTCTTTTGGAAATACATCTATAGCTATAGATCCTGCAAAAACATTATTTATAGGATTAGATCTAAATTATCGTTCCAAATACATAGCTCCAACTAGTATAGGATATTTCTATACAGCACAAGCAGTTGGAATAACTCGTGGCCCAATAAACTATTATGCTGGTTTTATATCAAATGTTTTTGATCTGAATAAGCTTGAACAAAGTGTTTCGAATAAGTTAGGAAGAGATCTAGGATCTGCTGTTAGACAATTATTCTCATATTCACGCGACCCTAATACATGGTGGACTCTATTTCCCGGCCCATACTGGCTCGATACAGAGCCGTTTTGGAGTGCTGGATTAGCAGCTTTCACTCTTAAATCAGCTTTCGCTGAAAAAGGTGTAAGAGGGACACCGATTGATTATTTTGATAAAGTCAATTTGGAAAATATATTGTTGCAGTATAGCTTGCTCGATATAATATTGGATCAAGTATATAATAAGGATCCACAACAACTAGGACACGCTATCTCAACAGGGTTATCTCCAAATGCGCCAACACGTATTAGTACGAGTCCTCGTAATGAAATGTTTGCTAATTTAATTGGACAAGTTATGGTTTGGGATCCGAAGCTTGGACAACGAGTTAGTCTTAAGAAAGCAAATTTAAGCAGAGCCTTAGTTATTATTAGTGCTGGATCGCGGACTCAGACAAGTAGTCCTTGGAATTTAAGGATAGTAAGGTTTACCGATGAGGAAGGATATTTTAGTGTTGAAGGATTACCTACATCGAGATCAACAGGTTTAACAATAACTGCTCTTGTCCTCACGACTAATGGGAGTGTGGTAGCGTTAAATGTTATGGGAGCTGTGTCTAGGGGTTCATATGTTTCAATTTCACAGCCAATACTAGGATCGAAACTAGCACCTTGGGAAGTATGGATCATTAAGTTTAAAGGAAACATAACTGTAAACATGGTTGTAGATCCCTTATCTTATCAAGTGCCTATTGAGGGTGGAAGCATAGGATGCAGAATCGTAAGAATGGATACAATGGCTGAGCCAGACTATTACTATTTAGGGATCGATGAAACAGGATTCTTTGTAGCTTATCTATATAAGGATCTTAATTATAGCCTAGTATTCGGTCCTAACCCAGTATACTATGTTATTGAAAATGCTAAGGTCGGACATAAATATAGCTTGTTTGATGCATTACACTCTACAATAAATGTCGATAATAGGAGGTTGGCGAAATTATCTAGCTATAAAGTAAGGAATCCAGCTGCAGAAGAATTCGTTACTAGAGGTATGTCTGCATTATCTAATGCAACCAAATCTCTCTCAACATATAATTATACAGCATATAGAGCCTATATCCTTGAAGGCTTAACTTTAGCATATAATGCTTATCAATTAACTAAATCTGCTTATCTAGACGTAGAAAACACTGCTACATTGTTCTCAGTATTACTAGTTTTGTTCGCGTTTATTATGGGGCTCTACTTTAGAAAACCAGGTGCTAGCCCATTTAATGTAATTGGGAAAACACTAGTAGCAACTGCTATTCCAGGTGTAATATTTTATTTTATACATCCCGCTCTCCATTTAACAGCCAATGCTATAATGACTATTATCGGTTTCGTGATGATAATCCTAGTAATACCAGCGCTTCTAGTTCTCCTAGGCGATTTCAATAAGGCATTGAGGGAAATAAGGAGAAAAATAGTCGGTGTCCACGAGGTTGAGAGAAGCAAGCTCGTAGCTGGTTATATGTCTTTCAGTTACGGCGTTGAATATATGAAGAAGAGAAGATTGAGAACACTATTGACAATAATAACTTTAATTGTTGTCGTAATAAGTGTTGTTTTATTCACAAGTATGACAAGCTATGTGGCTCCTAAACCAGTTGCTTTGACAGGCTTTGAGCCTACAAGGCCTCAAGGCTTCTTATTGCAGAGGGAAACAATAGATAGAAATCTGCCAATGGGGAGCCAATTATATGATCTAGTTAAGGTTATCATTGGCAGAAATGCTGTTGTAAGGTATTGGGCTGTTGGATCAACTTATCTATTCCTATACGATGATCCCTCGAAGTATTACCCGATAAATTCTATAACAGCAGTAGAGCCTACAGAAGATACAATCAGTAATATATCAAAGATTATTGTTAAGGGTAGATGGTTTAATAGCTCAGACCAATTCGTTGCAATAATACCTGCTACAGCAATAAGTGATACCAATGGAGTTATCGATGTTAATAAAACAATTGTTATCGCAGGAGTAAAGTTTAGGATCATAGGAGCATATGATGATAGAAAAATCTTGGAGATAAGAGAGCTAGACGGACAAACTATTACACCCGTAATCGGATTCCCACGAGCTAGAACTGTTAGAACAATATTTATTCCAGCTAGAATAGCTGAAACCAATCCATGGCTGAATAAAGGTTTAAACTTTTATTTAGCTCAAATATCCATTAAGACGAGGAACGATCCATATATTCTAGGCAAAGATATAGTATTTATCCTGCCATCAACAGATACTTATGCATACTCTCCTATTCATGGAGTAGCCAAGTATAGTAAAATGATTGCATTGAGCGGCGCTGGCTTCAACTATGTTGTTGCACCAATTATAATTGCCAGCGTTTCTATTCTTGGTGTTCTTCTCGGAAGCATATATGAGAGGAGAAGAGAAATATTCATTTATGCCGCACTAGGATTATCGCCTAGCCAGATAGGTTTAATGTTCATAGCGGAGGCATTAGCATATGCTCTAATAGCTACTGTGATAGGCTATGTTACAGGAATACTTATAACTACTACAGCAGCAACATTTTTGCCTGGAGTATTCCGGCCAAACTATAGCAGTGGATACGTTGTATTGGCTATTGCTGCTACATTTATTTCTGTCTTAACAGCTACTATATACCCTGTATTCAAAGCAAGCAAGATGGCATTACCAAGTCTCCGCAGGAAATGGGAGTTCCCAACAAAGCCCAAAGGAGATGAATGGATTATACCTATGCCCTTCAAGATCACAAGTTATAGGGAACTAGTTGGCTCACTATATTATGTATACGAATATATTAGTGGATTCACAAGCCCAGACATAGGTAATTTTGTGGTTGAGAAGATAAGTATTAGTAAAACAACAATGAATAGCAAAAATGTTGTAATATTAGGAGGTATTGTTAGACTTAAGCCATGGCATGCAGGTGTAAAACAAGAATTCCAGATTAGAGCGTTGGAAGTTAATCCGAATGAGTGGGAGATCAGTATTTATCTTAAGAGATTATCGGGTAATACAAGATTATGGATTAGGTCAAACAAGTTCTTCATAGATGCTCTCCGTAAACAATTACTATTATGGAGAACCATTACTCCCGACGAGAAGAAACAATACATTGAAAAAGCTGAATCAGTAATCAAAGCTTAA
- a CDS encoding DUF6785 family protein, with amino-acid sequence MSAEEGKKLFWGVSPTNITIKGVVVAIIMAILAPIITNLLYGLVWPSTFLEWVWAWAPLILLLVIGVLNLIVALINKRFALTVADAILIYVAIAASAGYAFSANFLLIHYAYMTYQVPSITDNGALMPDLWVPKGSIIVNGQEIPALAPIFNESARSMLLSDPNWVGIVLSAWAPSLTLWILVFFGLAMAQIGIALMFRKPWIDEEMLPFPYAQMAVEVMRITGFKGASEHRFISKIMFLVGAIVAVVILLPNLLASLKIIQNLPSIYGQLLVSQFGGYDLSPSIGYDVALMITVAPLFIGLAFLMPMDILITAIVWYFLMYIVLPPIEVSLGIVPLTETQDAHTNYFTVGHWYGLMPHMVTRGLAIGFPIAWFALAWRHLKNLRSDKEVLFGAIFAIIGFLLAWGLLAGTGLEPHIALLVVVITLLLYITWMRIRGESTWTTAIYNYGPWWHEMLVLPWLPYRYSGNWHSKEAFAAAASFYPLVTDRTLATIPGPAVMEGFKLAKVGGVSPNKVVRISFIAVISGIVLSFLITLLGLYYYGWFGSVGGKWVGGADTGFEPNWIDSMVHQNYIQHMSNDPTLFMPQFIVGIILGILLVWVRLLFPGVPFNPIGILIGDMPVTGLLMFIPNIIALISKWIIIRITGVEGYEEKIVPFMAGLAIFSYIMIWLSYVLGT; translated from the coding sequence ATGTCCGCTGAAGAAGGAAAGAAACTATTCTGGGGAGTTTCACCTACTAATATTACTATTAAAGGAGTCGTTGTAGCTATAATAATGGCTATTCTAGCCCCAATTATAACAAACCTACTATATGGATTAGTGTGGCCAAGCACTTTTCTAGAATGGGTCTGGGCATGGGCACCGCTTATATTGTTGCTGGTAATAGGCGTTCTCAACTTAATAGTTGCATTGATCAATAAACGGTTTGCTTTAACAGTTGCTGATGCGATTTTGATCTATGTTGCTATTGCTGCTAGTGCTGGTTATGCTTTTTCAGCAAATTTCCTACTAATCCACTATGCCTATATGACTTATCAGGTCCCATCAATAACTGATAATGGAGCATTAATGCCTGATCTATGGGTTCCTAAAGGTTCGATCATTGTTAATGGCCAAGAAATACCTGCACTAGCACCGATATTTAATGAATCAGCTCGTTCAATGCTATTATCTGATCCCAACTGGGTAGGCATAGTATTAAGTGCATGGGCGCCATCACTGACTTTGTGGATTCTTGTCTTCTTTGGTTTAGCAATGGCTCAAATAGGTATTGCGTTAATGTTTCGTAAACCATGGATAGATGAAGAGATGCTACCATTCCCATATGCACAAATGGCTGTTGAAGTTATGAGAATAACAGGGTTCAAGGGGGCTTCTGAACATAGGTTTATCTCGAAGATAATGTTCCTGGTAGGAGCTATTGTTGCAGTAGTTATATTATTACCTAATCTATTGGCTTCATTAAAGATAATACAAAACCTACCATCAATCTATGGTCAACTACTAGTATCCCAGTTCGGAGGCTATGATCTCTCTCCATCAATAGGATATGATGTAGCATTAATGATCACTGTTGCACCATTATTTATTGGTTTAGCGTTCTTAATGCCAATGGATATATTGATCACAGCTATTGTATGGTATTTCCTAATGTATATAGTGTTGCCACCAATCGAGGTATCCTTAGGCATAGTACCACTCACGGAAACACAGGATGCACACACAAACTATTTCACTGTTGGTCACTGGTATGGTCTAATGCCACATATGGTGACAAGGGGATTAGCAATAGGCTTCCCCATAGCATGGTTTGCACTGGCTTGGAGGCATCTCAAGAATTTAAGAAGCGATAAAGAAGTATTGTTTGGAGCAATCTTTGCAATAATAGGCTTCTTATTAGCATGGGGATTACTAGCTGGAACCGGCTTGGAGCCTCATATTGCATTGCTCGTCGTAGTAATAACTCTACTATTATATATTACATGGATGCGTATACGTGGAGAATCAACATGGACAACAGCAATATACAACTATGGGCCTTGGTGGCATGAAATGCTGGTTTTGCCATGGCTACCTTATAGGTACAGCGGTAACTGGCACTCAAAAGAAGCATTTGCAGCTGCAGCATCATTTTACCCATTAGTTACGGATCGTACATTGGCAACAATTCCTGGACCAGCAGTTATGGAGGGATTCAAACTAGCTAAGGTCGGAGGTGTAAGTCCGAATAAAGTAGTTAGAATATCTTTCATAGCAGTAATTTCCGGCATAGTGTTATCGTTCTTAATAACTTTACTAGGACTATACTATTATGGATGGTTCGGTTCTGTGGGTGGTAAATGGGTTGGTGGAGCAGATACAGGGTTTGAGCCGAACTGGATAGATAGCATGGTTCATCAAAACTATATACAGCACATGAGTAATGATCCAACACTCTTTATGCCGCAATTTATTGTTGGAATAATACTTGGAATACTACTGGTGTGGGTAAGATTATTGTTCCCTGGCGTACCGTTTAATCCAATAGGTATACTGATAGGTGATATGCCTGTAACAGGACTACTAATGTTCATACCAAACATTATAGCATTAATTTCCAAATGGATCATTATAAGGATTACAGGTGTAGAGGGATACGAGGAGAAAATAGTACCATTCATGGCTGGCCTAGCAATATTCAGCTATATAATGATATGGTTATCATATGTATTGGGAACATAA
- a CDS encoding OPT/YSL family transporter — protein MGESKIIGGSAVTWRVVLAILYGALVFEPAAIWLNLVAGLNPWQIINSAEYTTLLLFTTIAAIMGARLTRQEAFVMFSNVGTTISESLFGVNLILAWYIAISEYARSFGLYGKIPFWYAPSIPELPRTLFQAVFIPPLLVAIASALLTKGMDLSLAYVLYKIYAVEEKLPFPGARVWAESSIVLAEKHIWRDKARVMISVAIFSLLYTFLLYGVWFMFGVQLLPVPWADLTSSLESIGLNGASLGFSLDLLLISVGMIMPWRVNVSIFIGGIFAYLIGAPMAVKYGLFTLWRPGMNLGDIFQYGLLQLYVGPLIGLSFAAGLAPMVINWRSVVRVFRPPKIRGRETSATSEPTIWGLSLTRFALLIYLLSATGLSLFVYYLIYIVEPQYATLQFLLLFLALIVGFSTLFQLANTRALGEAATGINLPYIKEGALLASGYRGVAAWFTPIYVYGGASGWTAVYVACDWTNTKKSDYLKAYFIAFPLTYLMGLLYADIFWRIAPIPSSAYPATAVFWRVAALWALLWPAWTSGALKTGESSIASALLSHFSNWPLRIMLPFTIGAIIVALVKIFSIPFELIGFTIGISQPISYTMTMFIGGIIARILEKKKGSEWFREYVAVISAGLGLGEGLMIAISVAVALIMKSLWLLVY, from the coding sequence TTGGGTGAATCAAAGATCATTGGTGGATCAGCGGTTACATGGCGTGTTGTTTTAGCCATTCTTTATGGAGCATTAGTGTTTGAACCAGCAGCTATATGGCTTAACTTGGTTGCAGGTCTTAATCCTTGGCAAATAATTAATTCTGCAGAATATACTACACTACTACTGTTCACAACTATTGCCGCAATAATGGGGGCTAGGCTTACTCGTCAAGAAGCATTTGTAATGTTTAGTAATGTTGGAACAACAATTTCTGAAAGCTTGTTTGGAGTAAACCTTATACTTGCATGGTATATTGCCATAAGCGAGTATGCTAGAAGTTTTGGATTATATGGTAAGATACCCTTCTGGTATGCTCCTAGCATTCCTGAACTGCCTAGAACGCTTTTCCAAGCAGTATTTATTCCACCTCTTCTTGTAGCTATTGCGTCTGCTTTACTCACTAAAGGCATGGATCTTAGCTTGGCATATGTGCTCTACAAAATATATGCTGTAGAAGAAAAATTACCTTTTCCAGGTGCTAGGGTATGGGCTGAATCTAGTATTGTTCTTGCAGAAAAACATATTTGGAGAGATAAGGCTAGGGTAATGATCAGCGTTGCAATATTCAGTTTACTTTATACTTTCCTACTATACGGTGTTTGGTTCATGTTTGGTGTCCAACTACTTCCTGTTCCATGGGCTGATCTAACGTCTTCTCTTGAATCTATAGGATTAAATGGTGCTAGTCTAGGTTTCAGCCTAGATCTATTATTGATAAGTGTAGGTATGATTATGCCTTGGAGAGTTAATGTATCAATATTTATTGGAGGAATATTTGCTTATCTAATAGGTGCTCCAATGGCTGTTAAGTATGGATTATTCACATTATGGAGGCCGGGAATGAATCTAGGAGATATTTTCCAGTATGGACTGCTCCAATTATATGTAGGACCATTAATAGGGTTAAGTTTTGCGGCTGGATTAGCGCCAATGGTTATTAATTGGAGAAGTGTTGTTAGAGTATTTAGACCTCCTAAGATACGTGGTAGAGAAACAAGCGCAACATCAGAGCCTACTATTTGGGGGTTATCGCTCACAAGATTTGCTCTCTTAATATATTTATTGTCAGCTACTGGGTTAAGCTTGTTTGTTTATTATCTGATATATATTGTTGAGCCACAATATGCTACTCTTCAATTCCTATTATTATTCCTAGCATTAATAGTGGGTTTCTCCACGTTATTCCAATTAGCAAATACTCGTGCTCTAGGTGAAGCGGCTACTGGGATAAACCTACCATATATTAAAGAGGGCGCTTTACTAGCGAGTGGTTATAGAGGTGTTGCAGCATGGTTTACACCCATATATGTTTATGGAGGAGCTAGTGGATGGACAGCAGTCTATGTTGCATGTGATTGGACGAATACTAAGAAGAGCGATTATTTGAAAGCATACTTTATAGCGTTTCCTCTAACATATTTGATGGGTCTATTATATGCAGATATATTCTGGAGAATAGCTCCTATTCCAAGCTCGGCTTATCCAGCAACAGCTGTTTTCTGGCGTGTAGCAGCGTTATGGGCGTTATTATGGCCTGCATGGACAAGTGGTGCACTAAAAACAGGTGAAAGCAGTATAGCATCCGCGTTATTATCGCACTTCTCTAACTGGCCCTTACGGATAATGCTACCATTTACAATTGGAGCAATAATAGTTGCCTTAGTCAAAATATTCTCGATACCATTCGAACTCATAGGATTCACTATAGGTATTAGTCAGCCAATATCATATACTATGACAATGTTCATCGGAGGCATTATTGCTAGGATACTGGAGAAAAAGAAAGGGTCCGAGTGGTTTAGAGAATATGTTGCAGTTATATCAGCGGGTCTGGGGCTAGGAGAAGGGCTTATGATAGCTATATCGGTTGCTGTTGCATTAATCATGAAAAGCCTCTGGCTACTCGTATATTAG
- a CDS encoding glycoside hydrolase family 57 protein — protein sequence MNKAIMLMLTTIVIISLITISPSISQTYKIYAFVTTDSPIYLPGSQLVAEAYIYPLVQESREAIVKFYFTDLPNAPTIPEIHVTIPSVNDARVIHVESQPVTVPDVNDGTYHLHMQIIVNNQVIYEDTVDFWVRHGPPSGKPPMILFVWHNHQAPNYWPDGTFFANWHIDHFFKDSLTPYFKIDNVYPDMGTYYLHYYLLKKYPNIKVNLHYSPSLLYQLYIAANKGFTIYDPNTGSTKKVPPNSSLAQTIRDFFKGLKQLYDEGRVYLLTTEFAHTIAGYLIEKFNIPYLLKYDIWLGKEWTKKVLGVDTDAIWTAEMAWSDKLVPIYLDLGFKYTVLDGTYHFPGAQGDKGTIYEPYIVKDSKGRELIVFFRDQEVSDGYIGFTNNDWRDPRTADRDARALYYHIYNKHSFKNYKYPPIEVIALDGENWILFAPSHANGALFLDRIYKYVSRLTDQGIMNTGTFRDAVRVHPPERVLTSIPWTSWLGGWGKWTTERGTEHKKEWEKLYERIGKYKAYMYYKNIDSYSKFIDEIRENPKFNESVIDLIHAIDSDFWWSEFFSPGVIDAWLGEFDLDISNIMKYEISFTTLPSQPVSQTTTKAIVTITNNNDYPMKDTIITLSMPGINATTKQVTITPGDSVNVSLIFKVEKAGTKQLVLTMYTPNAKIGKNIYYFETRSFKIKFLSPIDLSLKITVVGPNGVLGGINPTPPGIHKIFATVSLSEGESASFDVPVKIYLNIGGQTYVREATIFQGEDSATVVFNVDLKTGTYTYEVNAISPYDPFLDNNKFVGQIIVMQTKQENTGGNTQLLIILAIILWIIVAILAILYYIKHKRS from the coding sequence ATGAATAAAGCTATCATGCTTATGCTTACTACAATAGTTATCATTTCATTGATCACAATATCACCTAGTATAAGCCAGACATATAAAATATATGCTTTTGTAACAACAGATTCACCAATATACCTTCCAGGATCACAACTAGTTGCAGAAGCATACATATATCCGCTTGTTCAAGAGAGCAGAGAAGCCATCGTTAAATTTTATTTTACAGATCTACCCAACGCTCCCACTATCCCAGAAATACATGTAACAATACCCTCAGTAAATGATGCAAGAGTTATTCATGTAGAATCACAGCCGGTTACCGTTCCGGATGTAAATGATGGAACATATCATTTACATATGCAGATCATAGTAAATAACCAAGTCATATATGAGGACACAGTTGATTTCTGGGTTAGACATGGACCACCATCAGGTAAGCCGCCTATGATACTTTTCGTTTGGCATAACCATCAAGCACCAAACTATTGGCCCGATGGAACATTCTTCGCCAACTGGCATATAGATCACTTTTTCAAAGATAGTTTAACGCCATACTTCAAGATCGATAATGTATATCCTGATATGGGCACCTATTACCTACACTATTACCTCCTAAAGAAATATCCTAATATCAAAGTGAACCTACATTATAGCCCAAGCCTACTATATCAATTATATATTGCTGCAAACAAGGGGTTCACAATTTATGATCCAAACACAGGCTCTACCAAAAAAGTACCACCTAACAGCTCACTTGCCCAGACAATCAGGGACTTCTTCAAGGGATTAAAACAACTATATGATGAGGGTAGAGTATATCTTTTAACAACAGAATTTGCACATACAATAGCAGGTTATTTGATTGAGAAATTCAACATCCCATATCTTCTAAAATACGATATATGGTTAGGTAAGGAATGGACTAAAAAAGTCTTAGGTGTAGATACAGATGCTATATGGACCGCTGAAATGGCTTGGAGCGATAAACTTGTTCCAATATACTTAGATTTAGGGTTTAAATACACTGTTTTAGACGGCACTTATCATTTTCCCGGTGCACAAGGCGATAAGGGAACAATATATGAACCCTACATTGTCAAGGATAGTAAGGGAAGAGAGTTAATAGTCTTCTTCCGTGATCAAGAAGTTAGCGACGGATATATTGGTTTTACAAACAATGATTGGAGAGATCCTAGAACAGCTGATCGAGATGCAAGAGCTCTCTATTACCACATATACAATAAGCATTCATTTAAAAACTATAAGTATCCTCCTATTGAAGTAATCGCTCTTGACGGAGAAAACTGGATATTATTTGCTCCAAGCCACGCTAATGGTGCACTATTTCTCGACAGAATCTATAAATATGTTAGTAGATTAACAGATCAGGGAATAATGAATACTGGAACATTTAGAGACGCTGTTAGAGTACATCCGCCGGAGAGAGTATTAACAAGTATTCCATGGACAAGCTGGCTTGGAGGATGGGGCAAGTGGACAACTGAGAGAGGAACTGAGCATAAAAAAGAATGGGAAAAACTATATGAACGTATAGGGAAGTATAAGGCATATATGTATTATAAAAACATAGATTCATATAGTAAATTCATAGACGAGATCAGAGAGAATCCTAAATTTAACGAGTCAGTAATAGACTTAATACATGCGATCGACAGTGATTTCTGGTGGAGCGAATTCTTCTCACCAGGCGTAATAGATGCTTGGCTCGGAGAATTTGACCTTGATATTTCAAACATTATGAAATACGAGATATCATTCACTACATTACCTTCTCAACCAGTTTCACAGACTACGACTAAAGCAATAGTTACAATTACAAATAATAATGATTACCCAATGAAGGACACCATAATAACTCTAAGTATGCCGGGAATAAATGCGACAACTAAACAAGTAACAATAACCCCGGGCGACTCAGTAAATGTATCATTGATATTCAAGGTGGAGAAAGCCGGAACAAAACAACTAGTATTAACAATGTACACACCAAACGCAAAAATTGGTAAAAATATATATTATTTCGAAACAAGAAGCTTCAAAATAAAATTCCTTAGCCCAATTGATCTATCATTAAAAATAACAGTTGTCGGTCCGAACGGTGTATTAGGAGGCATAAATCCTACACCTCCCGGCATACATAAAATATTCGCAACTGTTTCACTATCTGAAGGCGAAAGCGCTTCATTCGATGTTCCCGTTAAAATATATTTGAATATAGGGGGACAAACATATGTCAGAGAAGCTACTATATTCCAGGGAGAAGATAGCGCTACAGTAGTGTTTAATGTGGATCTGAAGACTGGAACCTATACATATGAAGTCAATGCTATATCACCATATGATCCATTCCTTGACAACAATAAATTTGTTGGGCAAATAATAGTGATGCAAACTAAGCAAGAAAATACAGGTGGAAATACGCAACTACTCATAATACTAGCAATCATTCTATGGATTATAGTGGCTATTTTAGCTATTCTATACTACATCAAACATAAAAGATCATGA